One genomic region from Oncorhynchus gorbuscha isolate QuinsamMale2020 ecotype Even-year linkage group LG13, OgorEven_v1.0, whole genome shotgun sequence encodes:
- the LOC123993072 gene encoding bone morphogenetic protein 4-like, with protein MFPANLLVLMVLLLPQASSGRQGGATEPDGSVSSLLSSSPTPLDPSLAQTIQNLLLSRLGLQSHPNPRPGAPVPQYIVDLYRFHSQQYHLVQDPHFSYPSQHVQEANTVRSFHHTESTSPSLPLEKRQTTASNNRVPISFNVSSIPQDERVVSAELRFFRGGGASPGPGAHRVSLFLSGSPGDSESEPTLLESRVLTRAPNTKPAVSWEAFSLSTELFLGDHAQTGSLAFLLEVTPLGNTTLLTPPDHDALPPSTGEEGRRVGHLRVRRSLGQDEHSWARERPLLVTYSHDGRGEALAAHVRRTSGTAQRMRGRKGARERGRSSSSNRGRDRNKDRERDRGRSASPGWGGSWDEGGRVKRNGGRAAKLKRLSRTRCRRHPLYVDFKDVGWNKWIVAPSGYDAFFCLGECRFPLADHMNSSSHAMVQTLVNSVNGAVPRACCVPTALSPIAMLYLDPQDRVVLKNYQDMVVEGCGCR; from the exons ATGTTCCCTGCTAACCTCTTGGTCCTGATGGTCCTGCTGCTACCTCAAGCCTCGTCTGGTCGCCAGGGCGGAGCCACCGAGCCCGATGGTAGTGTGTCGTCGTTGTTATCGTCATCACCAACCCCCCTGGACCCTAGCCTGGCCCAGACCATCCAGAACCTGCTGCTGAGCCGCCTGGGCCTGCAGTCCCACCCCAACCCCCGGCCAGGTGCCCCCGTCCCACAGTACATAGTGGACCTCTATCGCTTCCACTCCCAGCAGTACCACCTAGTCCAGGATCCACACTTCAGCTATCCCAGCCAGCATGTCCAGGAGGCCAACACCGTGCGCAGCTTCCACCACACAG agTCTACCAGTCCCTCACTCCCCCTTGAAAAGAGGCAGACCACCGCGAGCAACAACAGGGTCCCCATCTCCTTCAACGTGTCGTCCATCCCCCAGGATGAGCGTGTGGTGTCTGCAGAGCTACGTTTCTTCCGGGGTGGTGGGGCCAGCCCGGGCCCTGGGGCCCACAGGGTCAGCCTGTTCCTCTCTGGAAGCCCTGGGGACTCTGAGTCTGAGCCCACTCTGCTGGAGTCACGGGTCCTCACACGGGCCCCCAACACCAAGCCAGCTGTCTCCTGGGAGGCATTCAGCCTCAGCACCGAACTCTTCCTGGGGGACCACGCTCAGACTGGGAGCCTGGCCTTCCTCCTGGAGGTGACCCCTCTGGGTAACACCACCCTCCTCACCCCCCCTGACCATGATGCTCTACCACCTTCCACTGGGGAGGAAGGACGAAGAGTGGGACACCTGAGGGTGCGCAGATCTCTGGGACAGGACGAACACAGCTGGGCACGAGAGAGACCCCTGCTGGTTACTTACAGCCATGACGGGCGTGGAGAGGCACTAGCCGCCCATGTCCGGAGAACCTCTGGCACTGCCCagaggatgagggggaggaagggggccAGAGAAAGGGGCAGGAGTAGCAGCAGCAACCGGGGAAGGGACAGAAacaaggacagggagagggacaggggccGGAGTGCCAGCCCTGGCTGGGGCGGTAGCTGGGACGAGGGTGGAAGAGTGAAGCGTAATGGTGGCCGCGCAGCAAAGCTGAAGCGTCTGTCCCGCACCCGCTGCCGCCGCCACCCGCTCTACGTGGACTTCAAAGACGTGGGCTGGAACAAGTGGATCGTGGCGCCTAGCGGCTACGACGCCTTCTTCTGCCTGGGGGAGTGTCGCTTCCCGCTCGCCGACCACATGAACTCATCCAGCCACGCCATGGTGCAGACGCTGGTGAACTCGGTGAACGGAGCCGTGCCGCGGGCCTGCTGCGTGCCCACCGCCCTCAGCCCCATCGCCATGCTCTACCTGGACCCGCAGGACCGCGTGGTGCTCAAAAACTACCAGGACATGGTGGTGGAGGGCTGTGGATGTCGGTGA